Proteins from a single region of Limisphaera ngatamarikiensis:
- a CDS encoding glycoside hydrolase family 43 protein, translating into MQPDTVHPAGATPAPSPGRTPTTPQPAQAVARRLHPAPTIPPRGWFARLPGQFHLFLLSALCLWLAACAARHSSTSAEFSSNPILPGWYADPEAAVFGRRVWIYPTYSAPYDQQVFFDAFSSPDLVHWTRHPRILDTNAVRWAHRAMWAPSVVHHRGRYFLFFAANDIQNNDEPGGIGVAVASRPEGPFRDYLGRPLIDKFYNGAQPIDQHVFRDRDGRWYMYYGGWRHCNVVRLKPDFTGLEPFPDGTLYKEITPEGYVEGPFMLQRQGRYYFMWSEGGWTGPDYSVAYAIADSPLGPFRRVGKILQQDPRVATGAGHHSVLKLPGRDEYYIVYHRRPLGERDPNHRVVCIDRMEFDEHGFIRPVKITFEGVRRVRL; encoded by the coding sequence ATGCAACCCGATACGGTCCACCCTGCCGGGGCAACCCCCGCACCCTCACCGGGCCGGACCCCGACAACCCCGCAGCCCGCACAGGCGGTTGCCCGGCGACTGCATCCCGCACCTACAATCCCTCCCCGCGGCTGGTTCGCCCGGCTGCCCGGGCAATTCCACCTTTTCCTCCTGTCCGCCCTCTGCCTGTGGCTGGCCGCCTGCGCGGCCCGACACTCCTCCACCTCCGCGGAATTCTCAAGCAACCCCATCCTGCCGGGCTGGTATGCCGACCCCGAGGCGGCCGTCTTCGGTAGGCGGGTCTGGATCTACCCCACATACTCCGCACCCTACGATCAACAGGTCTTTTTCGATGCCTTTTCCTCGCCGGACCTGGTCCACTGGACCCGGCACCCGCGCATCCTCGACACCAACGCCGTGCGCTGGGCACACCGGGCCATGTGGGCCCCCTCTGTCGTCCATCACCGTGGCCGTTACTTCCTCTTTTTCGCCGCCAACGACATCCAGAACAACGACGAGCCCGGCGGCATTGGCGTCGCAGTGGCCAGCCGGCCCGAAGGCCCTTTCCGCGATTACCTCGGTCGGCCCCTGATCGACAAGTTCTACAACGGGGCCCAACCCATCGACCAGCACGTGTTCCGGGATCGAGACGGCCGGTGGTACATGTACTACGGCGGCTGGCGCCACTGCAACGTGGTGCGGTTGAAACCGGACTTCACCGGCCTCGAACCCTTCCCGGACGGCACCCTGTACAAGGAGATCACACCCGAGGGTTACGTTGAAGGGCCGTTCATGCTGCAGCGGCAGGGTCGCTACTACTTCATGTGGTCGGAAGGAGGCTGGACCGGGCCGGACTACTCCGTCGCCTACGCGATCGCCGATTCACCCCTCGGACCGTTCCGGCGGGTGGGTAAGATCCTGCAACAAGACCCCCGCGTGGCCACCGGGGCCGGCCATCATTCCGTGCTCAAACTTCCCGGCCGCGACGAATACTACATCGTCTATCACCGGCGCCCCCTCGGCGAGCGCGACCCCAACCACCGCGTGGTGTGTATCGACCGCATGGAATTCGACGAACACGGCTTCATCCGACCCGTAAAGATCACCTTCGAAGGTGTCCGCCGCGTGCGATTGTAA
- a CDS encoding TolC family protein, translating to MKTRWIAIWLCAGCTFAGAQEVQREVRRWSLTDCIQHSLEHNLDLRIERYNPELALFNLRSGYGAYDPVLSASGQHDYSKAGSTLLEGTFLLPGREQDVNSFRTTLSGLLPWGTLYNVTLSARDTDGIRYGVDTNLNILEFPYSDSSGAVSISVTQPLLRDFWYNPTRLRIQILKNRLKWSEHALRARMIDIVTRVELAYYDLKAAYENVKVQQMALQLSEQLLAENRKRVEVGALAPLDEKQAEADVAARRADLIAAQRNLAVLENNLKQILTDDFATWAHVRLEPLEELDAPPPILDVQDSWSKGLTLRPDFLQAQLDLEQQGIQVKINRNELYPQVDLRVGGAYSGSTPEFSGVFGDIKDRDQPSWFVGGQISYPLGNRSALNAYRASKAQYEQRLLALKKMEQNIMIEIDNAVKLAQANYERVAATREARAYAEAALEAEQKKLESGKSTSFVVLRLQRDLTAARADEISALVQYRRSLALLAQAEGSTLQRHGIDLVIK from the coding sequence ATGAAAACAAGGTGGATTGCGATCTGGCTGTGCGCGGGCTGCACGTTCGCGGGTGCCCAGGAAGTCCAAAGGGAAGTGCGACGCTGGTCGCTTACCGATTGCATCCAACATTCGCTCGAGCACAACCTGGACCTGCGGATCGAGCGCTACAACCCCGAGCTGGCTCTCTTCAACCTGCGCTCCGGCTACGGCGCCTACGACCCCGTCCTCAGTGCATCCGGCCAGCACGACTATAGCAAGGCCGGCTCCACTCTGCTGGAAGGCACCTTCCTCCTCCCCGGCCGCGAGCAGGATGTGAACAGCTTCCGAACCACCCTCAGTGGCCTGCTCCCGTGGGGTACACTCTACAACGTAACCCTGTCCGCGCGCGACACCGACGGCATCCGATACGGCGTGGACACCAACCTCAACATCCTCGAGTTCCCCTACTCCGACAGCAGTGGCGCCGTGAGCATCAGCGTCACCCAGCCGTTGCTGAGGGATTTCTGGTACAACCCCACCCGGCTCCGCATCCAAATCCTCAAGAATCGCCTCAAATGGAGCGAACACGCCCTCCGGGCGCGCATGATTGACATCGTTACCCGGGTGGAACTGGCCTACTACGACCTCAAGGCCGCCTACGAGAACGTCAAGGTCCAGCAAATGGCCCTTCAATTGTCCGAACAACTGCTGGCCGAAAACCGTAAACGGGTTGAGGTGGGCGCCCTGGCCCCGCTGGACGAAAAACAGGCCGAAGCCGACGTGGCCGCGCGCCGGGCCGATCTCATCGCCGCCCAGCGCAACCTGGCCGTGCTCGAAAACAACCTGAAACAAATCCTGACGGATGATTTTGCCACCTGGGCCCACGTCCGGCTCGAACCCCTGGAAGAACTGGACGCGCCGCCCCCCATCCTCGACGTCCAGGACAGCTGGTCCAAAGGGCTCACCCTGCGCCCGGACTTTCTCCAGGCGCAGCTCGACCTCGAACAACAGGGCATCCAGGTGAAAATCAATCGCAACGAATTGTATCCCCAGGTGGACCTGCGCGTCGGCGGTGCGTATTCCGGTTCCACACCCGAATTCAGCGGCGTCTTCGGCGACATCAAGGACCGCGACCAGCCCAGCTGGTTCGTGGGCGGCCAGATCAGCTATCCGCTGGGCAACCGCTCCGCCCTGAACGCCTACCGCGCCAGCAAGGCCCAGTACGAACAGCGGCTGCTCGCCCTCAAGAAAATGGAGCAGAACATCATGATTGAAATCGACAACGCCGTGAAGCTGGCTCAGGCCAACTACGAGCGCGTGGCCGCCACACGCGAAGCCCGCGCCTACGCGGAGGCCGCCCTGGAAGCCGAACAGAAAAAACTCGAAAGCGGCAAAAGCACCAGCTTCGTTGTGCTCCGTCTCCAACGCGACCTGACCGCCGCCCGCGCCGATGAGATCAGCGCCCTGGTCCAGTACCGCCGCTCCCTGGCGCTCCTGGCCCAGGCCGAAGGCTCCACCCTCCAACGCCACGGCATTGACCTCGTCATCAAATAA
- the feoB gene encoding ferrous iron transport protein B, which produces MASANRTAVSGPAGRAASTAVRYVFITGNPNCGKTTVFNALTGLRAKVGNYAGVTVERKEGPLRGTRKDQPVRVLDLPGTYSLSPHSLDEQIARDVLLGRLPELPPPSVIVVVVDASNLQRNLYFATQVIELGHPTVVALNMMDVAAAMGLRVDPDTLSRRLGVPVVPVVASTGEGIPQLRERILALLETPEPPAQRRFPILPEPMVQEAQKLAALLTWTYQERRVQADAEALLLLSTEQALASSQSHYTPGIQQAVAAARRRLEEAGVDWRSVVIEARYRAVAEIEAAAVTRVGSPRETWSDRADRVVTHRVWGTLIFLGLMALMFQCIFVFARIPMEALQGAVDALGGWVGRTLPPGDLTSLLTDGVIAGVGAVVVFLPQILLLFLFLGFLEDTGYMARAAFLMDRLMSKVGLHGKSFIPLLSSFACAIPGIMATRTIENHRDRLVTILIAPLMSCSARLPVYTVLIAACIPRQKVLGVLELQGLTLMGMYLLGIVVALALAWVFKKTLLRGEPPMLILELPPYRRPVLKVVLHHMWERSKVFLQRAGTVILAINILLWFLATYPRSHEMESAFTKQRESIEAELALVEPSHAGEVTGPDGALPGEDALERIEQLRARLEQVETERAAARLRYSFAGRLGHLIEPVIAPLGFDWKIGIGIITSFAAREVFVSTMSVVYNVGGQVGSNDEVGNLARVMQQQTRPDGTPLYTPLLGMSLMVFYVFALQCASTVAIVRRETNTWRWAAFQWCYLGVLAWLSSFLVWQVGRLLGWG; this is translated from the coding sequence ATGGCGTCCGCAAACCGAACTGCGGTATCGGGCCCTGCGGGCCGAGCGGCCTCCACTGCCGTCCGGTACGTGTTCATCACCGGTAATCCCAATTGCGGGAAGACCACCGTGTTTAACGCCCTGACGGGCCTGCGGGCCAAGGTCGGCAACTATGCGGGCGTGACGGTGGAACGGAAGGAAGGACCGCTGCGGGGTACGCGGAAGGATCAGCCGGTGCGGGTTTTGGACCTGCCCGGGACGTACAGTCTCAGTCCGCATTCCCTGGACGAGCAGATTGCGCGCGACGTCCTGCTGGGGCGGCTGCCCGAACTGCCGCCGCCTTCGGTGATCGTGGTGGTGGTCGACGCGTCCAATCTGCAGCGCAACCTCTATTTTGCGACGCAGGTGATCGAGTTGGGGCACCCCACCGTGGTGGCTTTGAACATGATGGACGTGGCGGCGGCCATGGGCCTGAGGGTGGATCCTGACACACTCAGCAGGCGATTGGGCGTGCCGGTGGTGCCGGTTGTCGCCAGTACCGGCGAGGGGATTCCCCAACTGCGCGAACGGATCCTGGCGCTGCTGGAAACGCCCGAGCCGCCGGCGCAACGCCGGTTCCCCATCCTGCCCGAGCCCATGGTGCAGGAGGCGCAAAAGCTGGCGGCGTTGCTGACCTGGACCTATCAGGAGCGCCGGGTCCAGGCCGATGCCGAGGCCCTGCTGTTGCTGAGCACCGAGCAGGCCCTGGCATCCAGCCAGAGCCACTACACGCCCGGCATCCAGCAGGCGGTGGCGGCAGCGCGGCGGCGTTTGGAAGAGGCCGGTGTGGACTGGCGCAGCGTCGTCATCGAGGCCCGGTATCGGGCCGTGGCGGAAATCGAGGCCGCCGCGGTCACGCGTGTCGGGTCGCCAAGGGAGACCTGGAGCGACCGGGCCGACCGCGTCGTCACCCACCGCGTCTGGGGTACGCTGATTTTCCTCGGGCTCATGGCGCTGATGTTCCAATGCATTTTCGTCTTTGCGCGGATTCCCATGGAAGCGCTGCAGGGTGCCGTGGATGCCCTGGGAGGCTGGGTGGGCCGGACGCTGCCGCCGGGCGATTTGACCAGTCTGTTGACGGACGGCGTGATTGCGGGTGTGGGCGCCGTGGTGGTGTTTTTGCCGCAGATCCTGTTGTTGTTCCTGTTCCTCGGGTTTTTGGAGGACACGGGTTACATGGCGCGGGCGGCGTTCCTCATGGACCGGCTGATGAGCAAGGTGGGGTTGCACGGCAAAAGTTTCATCCCCCTGTTGAGCTCCTTTGCCTGTGCCATCCCGGGTATCATGGCGACCCGGACGATTGAGAACCATCGGGACCGTCTGGTCACCATTCTGATCGCGCCCCTGATGAGCTGTTCGGCGCGCCTGCCGGTGTACACGGTGCTGATTGCAGCCTGCATTCCGCGGCAAAAGGTCCTGGGGGTGTTGGAGTTGCAGGGATTGACCCTGATGGGGATGTACCTGCTGGGGATCGTGGTGGCTCTGGCGCTGGCCTGGGTGTTCAAGAAAACCCTGCTCAGGGGTGAACCGCCGATGTTGATTCTGGAACTGCCGCCCTACCGACGGCCCGTGTTGAAGGTGGTGCTGCATCACATGTGGGAGCGGTCCAAGGTCTTTTTGCAGCGGGCCGGCACGGTGATTCTGGCGATCAACATCCTGTTGTGGTTTTTGGCCACGTACCCCCGGAGCCATGAAATGGAGAGCGCCTTTACCAAGCAGCGCGAGTCCATTGAAGCGGAGCTGGCCCTGGTGGAGCCCTCGCATGCCGGTGAGGTGACCGGACCCGATGGGGCATTGCCCGGGGAGGATGCGCTTGAAAGGATCGAACAGTTGCGTGCGCGATTGGAGCAGGTGGAGACCGAACGGGCAGCAGCCCGACTTCGATACAGTTTTGCCGGGCGCCTCGGGCATCTGATTGAGCCCGTCATTGCACCGCTGGGATTCGACTGGAAGATCGGCATCGGCATCATCACCTCGTTTGCGGCGCGTGAGGTGTTCGTCAGCACCATGTCGGTGGTGTACAACGTCGGTGGTCAGGTGGGGTCGAACGACGAGGTGGGGAATCTGGCGCGGGTCATGCAGCAGCAGACGCGGCCGGACGGTACACCCCTGTACACGCCTCTGTTGGGGATGTCGCTGATGGTGTTTTACGTCTTTGCATTGCAGTGCGCCTCCACGGTGGCGATTGTCCGGCGGGAGACGAATACCTGGCGCTGGGCGGCTTTTCAGTGGTGTTATCTGGGTGTGCTTGCGTGGCTGAGCTCGTTTTTGGTCTGGCAGGTGGGGCGGCTCCTGGGTTGGGGTTGA
- a CDS encoding TolC family protein, protein MNQTACQSGRSGTLSPRWARLSGLAIPLAALVCLGSGCGAAYYQKAADRAAYAVIREKGPLVPNMEPDFTLERTNLVDLESLPINDTVEEFLGPDGINERGARRVNLEAALALAVSHSRAYQARKEQLYLSALSLTLTRHNFVPVFSASGQGRFGGQTERAVRYELDQTTGELRPVLSDNLVEERSVSGSGQIQAAWLIRDVGRLSASLTTSFLRFLSGGQRPSSQLTATFIRPLVRDAGYMQQMEALTQAERQILYDLREFVQYRRDFSVQIASAYYNVLGERDRVRNAWLNLQSSRRNAERTRALAGEGRVTQTDLGRLAQQELSAESAWINAVRSYKQALDNFKLQLGLPLDTPLVLDDHELESLQIRHPDISVEDSIRIALAARLDYQNAQDQFVDAERKVQLAANMLKPRVDLTGSVTLRSDPDDTTGLVLPDPGRYSYAAGLDIDPGLDKTSERNAYRAALIARDQAARRVEQLVDEIKLQVRDSWRALDQAKRNYEISEIGVRLAERRVDEQNLLAELGRARAQDLVDAQNDLVNSRNQRTQALVAHTIARLQFWNNLGILYIKDRGQWQEVTHVQLP, encoded by the coding sequence ATGAACCAAACGGCATGTCAAAGCGGTCGGAGCGGGACCCTATCGCCCCGGTGGGCCCGCCTCTCGGGGTTGGCAATACCGCTGGCAGCCCTGGTTTGCCTGGGGTCCGGTTGCGGCGCAGCCTACTACCAAAAGGCAGCCGACCGCGCCGCCTATGCCGTAATCCGTGAAAAAGGTCCGCTGGTGCCCAACATGGAGCCCGATTTTACGCTCGAGCGCACCAATCTGGTGGACCTGGAAAGCCTGCCCATTAACGACACCGTGGAGGAATTTCTGGGCCCTGACGGGATCAACGAACGCGGCGCACGCCGGGTCAACCTGGAGGCCGCGCTCGCCCTGGCCGTCAGTCACAGCCGGGCCTACCAGGCCCGCAAGGAACAACTCTACCTGTCGGCGCTGTCCCTCACGCTGACCCGCCACAACTTCGTTCCGGTGTTCTCCGCCAGTGGCCAGGGCCGGTTCGGCGGCCAAACCGAACGGGCCGTGCGCTATGAACTCGATCAGACCACCGGCGAACTGCGCCCCGTGTTGAGCGACAACCTCGTCGAAGAACGCAGCGTCAGCGGTTCGGGCCAGATCCAGGCGGCCTGGTTGATCCGGGACGTGGGCCGGCTCAGCGCGTCGCTGACCACCTCCTTCCTGCGGTTTCTGAGCGGCGGCCAGCGCCCCTCCTCCCAACTCACCGCCACCTTCATCCGGCCCCTCGTTCGCGACGCGGGCTACATGCAGCAAATGGAGGCCCTCACCCAGGCCGAACGCCAGATTCTCTACGACCTGCGCGAGTTTGTGCAGTACCGCCGGGATTTCAGTGTGCAGATCGCCTCGGCCTACTACAACGTGCTGGGCGAGCGTGACCGGGTCCGGAATGCCTGGCTTAACCTCCAGAGCTCCCGTCGCAACGCCGAGCGCACCCGGGCCCTGGCCGGGGAAGGTCGGGTGACACAGACCGACCTCGGCCGGCTGGCCCAGCAGGAACTCTCCGCAGAAAGCGCCTGGATCAACGCCGTCCGCAGCTACAAACAGGCGCTCGACAACTTCAAACTCCAGCTGGGACTGCCGCTGGACACGCCCCTCGTCCTGGACGACCACGAACTGGAGTCCCTCCAAATCCGGCACCCCGACATCAGCGTCGAGGACTCCATCCGCATCGCGCTGGCCGCCCGCCTCGACTACCAAAATGCCCAGGACCAGTTCGTGGACGCCGAACGCAAGGTCCAGTTGGCAGCCAACATGCTCAAGCCGCGCGTCGACCTCACCGGCTCGGTCACCCTCCGCAGCGACCCCGACGACACCACCGGGCTGGTCCTGCCCGACCCCGGGCGCTACAGCTATGCCGCCGGACTGGACATTGACCCGGGTCTGGACAAGACCAGCGAACGCAACGCTTATCGCGCCGCGCTCATCGCCCGCGACCAGGCCGCCCGGCGCGTGGAACAACTCGTGGACGAAATCAAACTCCAGGTCCGCGACAGCTGGCGCGCCCTCGACCAGGCCAAACGCAACTACGAAATCAGCGAGATCGGCGTGCGCCTGGCCGAGCGACGGGTGGACGAACAAAACCTCCTGGCCGAACTGGGTCGAGCCCGCGCCCAGGACCTCGTGGACGCCCAGAACGACCTGGTCAACTCCCGCAACCAGCGAACCCAGGCCCTGGTGGCCCACACCATCGCGCGCTTACAATTCTGGAACAACCTCGGCATCCTCTACATCAAGGACCGCGGTCAATGGCAGGAGGTAACCCATGTCCAGCTTCCGTGA
- a CDS encoding FeoA family protein produces the protein MVETLPSLVSLPPGSCAVVAEIRLPPAEARRLMELGLVPGTPVEVVRYALLQDPVEIRVRGSCLSLPRQEAEAIRVRLSDGT, from the coding sequence ATGGTTGAAACGCTGCCCTCTTTGGTTTCGCTGCCTCCCGGTTCCTGTGCGGTGGTGGCTGAGATCCGGCTGCCGCCGGCGGAGGCACGTCGGTTGATGGAATTGGGCCTGGTTCCCGGGACCCCCGTGGAGGTGGTGCGGTACGCACTGCTGCAGGACCCGGTGGAGATCCGGGTGCGGGGTTCCTGCCTGAGTTTGCCCCGGCAGGAGGCCGAGGCCATTCGGGTGCGGTTGTCTGACGGGACCTGA
- a CDS encoding Gfo/Idh/MocA family oxidoreductase yields the protein MKPSNSGKVSRRRFLQHSVAATGLMILPARVLGLDGGPSANNRLNIAGIGIGGQGAANLRQMESENIVALCDVDERHAAHVFQRYPKARRFRDYRKMLDEMKEIDAVVIATPDHHHAFAAMEAIRRGKHVYCEKPLTHSVWEARRLAEAARQARVVTQMGNQGQASEETRALCEAVWAGAIGPVREVHIWTDRPSRGLFEEYWPQGIDRPRETPPVPEGLDWDLWLGPAPARPYHPVYAPFRWRGWWDFGTGALGDIGCHAMDPVFRALKLGAPLIVQGSSTRVNAETYPLGSMITYEFPARDASVQSHNPHIRGLTGRGAGGIAMPPCKVVWYDGGLRPPRPAGLPDGHLLGDNGRLLIGDEGFILGNRIYPLERAKEVAEIPKTIPRSPGHYIEWIQACKGGPAPGSNFDWAGPLTETVLLGNITLRVQLREDLTRFALRWDPVAFRFTNLEEANAFLRREYRAGWTL from the coding sequence ATGAAACCATCGAACTCAGGCAAGGTCAGTCGTCGTCGTTTCCTCCAACACAGTGTGGCTGCCACCGGTTTAATGATTTTGCCGGCCCGGGTGCTCGGGCTGGACGGCGGTCCTTCGGCCAACAACCGGCTCAACATCGCCGGCATCGGGATTGGCGGGCAGGGTGCTGCCAATCTCCGGCAGATGGAATCCGAGAACATTGTGGCGCTCTGCGACGTGGACGAGCGGCATGCGGCCCATGTGTTTCAGCGTTACCCGAAGGCCCGGCGCTTCAGGGACTACCGCAAGATGCTGGATGAGATGAAGGAGATTGACGCGGTGGTCATTGCCACGCCCGACCATCATCACGCGTTTGCGGCCATGGAAGCGATCCGGCGCGGCAAACACGTGTATTGCGAGAAACCGTTGACCCACTCGGTTTGGGAGGCGCGGCGGCTGGCCGAGGCGGCCCGCCAGGCCAGGGTGGTGACCCAGATGGGCAACCAGGGCCAGGCCTCGGAGGAGACGCGGGCCTTGTGCGAGGCGGTCTGGGCCGGGGCGATCGGGCCGGTGCGCGAGGTCCATATCTGGACGGACCGGCCTTCGCGGGGGTTGTTTGAGGAGTACTGGCCGCAGGGGATTGACCGGCCCAGGGAGACGCCGCCGGTGCCGGAGGGGTTGGACTGGGATCTTTGGTTGGGACCGGCGCCGGCCCGGCCGTATCATCCGGTTTATGCGCCGTTCCGCTGGCGGGGCTGGTGGGATTTCGGGACGGGAGCGCTGGGGGACATCGGGTGCCATGCGATGGATCCGGTGTTTCGTGCTTTGAAACTCGGGGCACCGCTGATCGTGCAGGGGTCATCCACCCGCGTGAACGCCGAGACCTACCCGCTGGGGTCCATGATCACCTATGAGTTCCCCGCCCGGGACGCCTCGGTCCAGTCCCACAACCCGCATATCCGGGGATTAACAGGCCGCGGCGCCGGGGGGATTGCCATGCCGCCGTGCAAAGTGGTCTGGTACGATGGAGGGCTGCGGCCGCCCCGGCCGGCCGGCCTGCCGGACGGGCATTTGCTCGGCGACAACGGCCGCCTGTTGATCGGGGACGAAGGGTTCATCCTGGGCAACCGGATTTACCCCTTGGAACGCGCCAAGGAGGTCGCTGAGATTCCCAAAACAATCCCGCGCTCGCCGGGCCACTACATCGAGTGGATCCAGGCCTGCAAGGGCGGGCCGGCGCCCGGATCTAACTTCGACTGGGCCGGTCCCCTGACCGAGACCGTGTTGTTGGGCAACATCACCTTGCGCGTGCAATTGCGGGAAGATCTGACGCGATTTGCCCTCCGCTGGGATCCAGTCGCCTTCCGTTTCACGAATCTCGAGGAGGCCAATGCCTTTCTGAGGAGGGAATACCGGGCCGGCTGGACCTTGTGA
- a CDS encoding FeoA domain-containing protein: MSEAEKPCEFLEGACSEPGVCPLSRMAEGAEVCIRQLLATPEVRARLREMGLGESQRIRIISRQVNFICQVCNARLGISEEVAQAILVEPVRNESSTDPAHG; this comes from the coding sequence GTGAGTGAAGCGGAGAAACCGTGCGAGTTTCTGGAAGGTGCCTGTTCGGAGCCCGGCGTATGTCCATTGAGTCGAATGGCCGAGGGGGCCGAGGTTTGCATCCGCCAGTTGTTGGCCACGCCGGAGGTGCGGGCGCGATTGCGGGAGATGGGCTTGGGCGAAAGCCAGCGGATTCGCATCATCAGTCGCCAGGTCAACTTTATTTGTCAGGTTTGCAACGCCCGGCTGGGGATCAGTGAGGAGGTGGCCCAGGCCATCCTGGTCGAGCCGGTGCGGAATGAGTCGTCCACGGATCCAGCGCATGGTTGA
- a CDS encoding HD domain-containing phosphohydrolase, whose amino-acid sequence MSQNQKILLVDDEPNVLAALQRNLRGWFQLDTATSGPEALAKIEKNGPYAVVVADMQMPEMTGLDLLVQVEARHPDTVRIMLTGNAQQKTAVDAVNRGHVFRFLNKPCPAEILAQTLQAALHHYQMVTAERELLERTLNGAIRVLTEILSSLYPKAFQITQPLRQAVRDYAAFFHLKQSWDLEAAALLFPLGYTTLPTSLLNKLVNGESLDAREQDLVDRAPEMGANLLAHIPRLESVAAILRYQNKNYDGSGSPPERIAGEDIPMPARVFRVLRDMVMLEQETGNRAEALARLQERSGCYDPRVLQSAAACFDVFLQKAAVDEAPIRPRSLEELTVGQVLASDVETEEGLLVLKNGTELTPVVLQRLRNFAAINPIKQPIYVRG is encoded by the coding sequence ATGAGCCAGAACCAAAAAATCCTCCTTGTGGACGACGAACCGAACGTGCTGGCTGCGTTGCAACGGAACCTGCGGGGGTGGTTCCAACTGGACACCGCCACCAGCGGACCCGAGGCACTGGCCAAGATCGAGAAGAACGGGCCCTACGCCGTGGTCGTCGCCGACATGCAGATGCCCGAGATGACCGGCCTCGACCTTCTGGTCCAGGTGGAGGCGCGCCACCCCGACACCGTCCGCATCATGCTCACGGGCAACGCCCAGCAGAAAACCGCCGTGGACGCGGTCAATCGCGGGCATGTCTTCCGCTTCCTCAACAAGCCGTGCCCGGCCGAAATCCTGGCCCAAACCCTCCAGGCCGCACTTCACCATTACCAGATGGTCACGGCCGAGCGCGAACTGCTGGAACGCACTCTCAATGGCGCCATCCGGGTGCTCACCGAAATTCTTTCCAGCCTGTATCCGAAGGCCTTTCAGATCACCCAACCCTTGCGCCAGGCAGTCCGGGATTACGCGGCCTTTTTCCACCTGAAACAATCCTGGGACCTTGAGGCGGCGGCCCTGTTGTTCCCCCTGGGTTACACCACCCTGCCCACATCGCTTTTGAACAAACTGGTCAACGGCGAGTCGCTCGACGCCAGGGAACAGGACCTGGTGGATCGCGCGCCTGAAATGGGGGCCAATCTGCTGGCCCACATCCCAAGGCTCGAAAGCGTGGCCGCCATCCTTCGCTATCAAAACAAAAACTACGACGGATCGGGCTCCCCACCGGAACGAATCGCCGGAGAGGACATCCCCATGCCGGCACGGGTCTTTCGCGTCCTGCGCGACATGGTCATGCTCGAGCAGGAAACCGGCAACCGCGCCGAAGCGCTGGCCCGGCTGCAGGAACGGTCCGGATGCTACGACCCCCGCGTTTTGCAAAGTGCAGCCGCTTGTTTCGACGTGTTCCTGCAAAAGGCTGCCGTGGACGAGGCACCCATCCGGCCGCGTTCCCTCGAAGAACTCACCGTGGGACAGGTCCTGGCCAGCGACGTCGAGACCGAAGAAGGGCTTCTGGTATTGAAGAACGGCACGGAACTCACCCCCGTGGTGCTGCAGCGCCTGCGCAACTTTGCCGCCATCAACCCGATCAAACAACCCATCTACGTCCGCGGTTGA
- a CDS encoding transporter, giving the protein MDNSFFVEEAYNQEPGVVQHILTAHHEVDRQSGPDSHTWYLTFTQEWPVPDQANQLSFTLPYVFMREQGIWTDGWGDLMLNYRRQVWLNRERWTALAPRVSLILPTGDADRGLGDDTLGAEFNLPFSTIVGDALAFHANAGLTALPDAASANDRDLIHYQLAASAIWAVRNDLHLLIEWVGRWEHTPDALGQLHHRWRSILSPGVRYALNLPRDVQVVFGLAAPVGLNGAAADYGLFLYLSVEHSMWRPN; this is encoded by the coding sequence ATGGACAACTCGTTCTTCGTCGAAGAAGCCTACAACCAGGAGCCCGGCGTGGTGCAGCACATTCTGACCGCCCATCACGAAGTCGACCGACAATCGGGGCCCGACTCCCACACATGGTACCTGACCTTCACCCAGGAATGGCCCGTGCCCGACCAGGCCAACCAGCTCAGCTTCACCCTGCCCTACGTCTTCATGCGCGAACAAGGGATCTGGACCGATGGATGGGGCGACCTGATGCTCAACTACCGGCGCCAGGTCTGGTTGAACCGCGAACGGTGGACAGCATTGGCCCCGCGCGTCAGCCTGATCCTGCCCACGGGCGACGCCGACCGCGGCCTCGGCGACGATACGCTGGGCGCCGAGTTCAACCTGCCCTTCAGCACAATCGTCGGCGACGCCCTCGCATTCCATGCAAACGCCGGGTTGACCGCGCTGCCGGACGCCGCCTCAGCCAACGACCGCGACCTGATCCACTACCAACTGGCGGCCAGCGCAATCTGGGCGGTCCGAAACGATCTGCACCTGTTAATCGAGTGGGTCGGCCGGTGGGAACATACCCCCGACGCCCTCGGACAGCTCCACCATCGTTGGCGGTCCATCCTCTCGCCCGGTGTCCGTTATGCCCTCAACCTGCCGCGCGATGTCCAGGTGGTTTTCGGTCTGGCGGCGCCGGTGGGACTGAATGGCGCCGCAGCGGATTACGGCCTCTTCCTCTACCTTTCCGTCGAACACTCCATGTGGAGACCCAATTAA